Proteins encoded by one window of Mycolicibacterium cosmeticum:
- a CDS encoding carbonic anhydrase, with the protein MPNSNPISAWKALKEGNERFVAGKPEHPSQGIDHRASLTAAQKPTAVVFGCGDSRVAAELIFDQGLGDMFVVRTAGHVIDSAVLGSIEYAVAVLNVPLIAVLGHDSCGAVKATLSALDEGAVPGGYIRDIVERVTPSILLGRRDGLTRVDEFEARHVTETGAQLMARSTAISERVNAGSLAIVGLTYHLADGRVVLRDHLGDIGEA; encoded by the coding sequence ATGCCCAACTCGAACCCGATATCCGCATGGAAGGCACTCAAAGAGGGTAACGAGCGCTTCGTCGCCGGTAAGCCCGAGCATCCCAGCCAAGGCATCGACCACCGCGCCAGCCTGACCGCCGCGCAGAAGCCGACCGCCGTCGTGTTCGGCTGCGGTGACAGCCGGGTGGCCGCCGAACTGATCTTCGACCAGGGCCTCGGCGACATGTTCGTGGTCCGCACCGCCGGGCACGTCATCGACTCGGCCGTGCTCGGGTCGATCGAATACGCGGTGGCGGTGCTCAACGTTCCGCTGATCGCCGTGCTCGGGCACGACAGCTGCGGCGCGGTCAAGGCGACGCTGTCCGCCCTCGACGAGGGTGCCGTCCCGGGTGGCTACATCCGCGACATCGTGGAACGCGTCACCCCGTCGATCCTGCTGGGCCGCCGCGACGGGCTGACCAGGGTCGACGAGTTCGAGGCCCGTCACGTCACCGAGACCGGCGCCCAGTTGATGGCGCGCTCGACCGCCATCTCCGAGCGGGTGAACGCCGGCTCGCTGGCCATCGTCGGTCTTACCTACCACCTGGCCGACGGCCGCGTGGTGTTGCGCGACCACCTGGGCGACATCGGCGAAGCCTGA